A portion of the Sphingobacterium spiritivorum genome contains these proteins:
- a CDS encoding class I SAM-dependent methyltransferase, with translation MKQNIYDDNGFFDEYGKMPRSKEGLQAAGEWHVLKTMFPDFTNKDVLDLGCGYGWHCIYASQKGARNVIGVDLSSKMILKAKENSAGLDIDYRQMAIEDIDFAPEEFDIVISSLALHYIKDLETVMQKVNHFLKKGGSFIFSMEHPIFTARAEQDWYTNELGIRLHWPVDHYQQEGRRNAMFLGHEVIKYHRTMETLLNGVIAAGFTINRIAEPKPSEVLLEEFPEMKDESRRPIFILISATKN, from the coding sequence ATGAAACAGAATATTTATGATGATAACGGATTCTTTGATGAGTATGGAAAAATGCCTCGTTCTAAAGAGGGGTTGCAAGCCGCCGGAGAATGGCATGTTTTAAAAACAATGTTTCCTGATTTTACGAATAAAGATGTGCTTGATCTGGGCTGTGGATATGGCTGGCATTGTATATATGCCAGTCAAAAGGGAGCAAGAAATGTAATTGGAGTGGATCTCTCTTCAAAGATGATCCTTAAGGCAAAGGAGAATTCTGCGGGACTCGATATTGATTACCGGCAGATGGCCATTGAAGATATTGATTTTGCACCGGAAGAATTTGATATAGTAATAAGTTCATTAGCTCTTCATTATATAAAAGACCTGGAGACTGTTATGCAGAAAGTGAATCATTTTTTGAAAAAAGGCGGGAGTTTTATCTTTTCTATGGAACATCCGATATTTACAGCCCGAGCGGAGCAGGATTGGTATACGAATGAGCTAGGTATACGCTTGCACTGGCCTGTTGATCATTACCAGCAGGAAGGTAGAAGAAATGCAATGTTTCTTGGGCATGAGGTTATCAAGTATCACCGAACAATGGAGACCTTGTTAAATGGAGTCATAGCAGCTGGATTTACGATTAACCGAATAGCAGAACCCAAGCCTTCAGAAGTCCTACTAGAAGAATTTCCTGAGATGAAGGATGAATCCAGAAGACCTATTTTTATTCTTATTTCCGCCACAAAGAATTAA
- a CDS encoding serine hydrolase domain-containing protein, with product MIKLNIFIIAILTMLICSNVNAQLGSTSNYNLGIDQLCRRLDTIIQKKHIPGLMVAIVKKDSILFSGGFGYADLEQQLPVDQHTQFHLASITKFFVAMGIQQMVASGKLKLNDRIRDIAPEIPFSNRWEATDPVRLVHLLEHTAGFEDVQLNSMINVSKKDLHGIDAIKAVSNSLTVRWKPGTMMSYSNPGYNVLGYIIEKVSGMPWERYLTQSLFIPLHMQNSLFDRQGIPLPEFAKGYNYQKGNYRSMPLYKLSGNGASSGLVSNAEDMARFMYYLLNGHPDNRLLDNVNLNEMETIHSTLASHAGLQTGYALGNDLFPNNKKISFRGHNGKGEGFVSWIFFNREAGLAYAIAANSVVNMWPVSVEIEDYLTGDLSAPKLVNMPIDKQKTEPLLGYYQFMNPKNERWEFYRRIFSGIELQSVSNDKLIVKRDNGQIDSLIHVGNAMFRLKGDILPSFILALDSEGHPFFQGYGNSFYRKVSHTSILAQKLPIYLGLAAILIYVVYSMVAIFLTLFKKMKLIDLCIPLLPIVGTVCFLLAYRIMGLTDAGHKELFASFNATTLSIFTGMLIFAILIVLSSFLLYKRWSGIERWWLRLFLAFNNFFLCYLVALLTINGWIGVPIWMM from the coding sequence ATGATCAAACTGAATATCTTCATTATCGCTATACTCACGATGCTGATCTGTTCCAATGTAAATGCGCAGCTTGGGAGTACTTCAAATTATAATCTCGGCATAGACCAACTCTGCAGACGATTGGATACCATAATACAAAAAAAACATATCCCTGGCCTTATGGTCGCTATTGTAAAAAAAGATAGTATTTTATTTTCAGGCGGATTTGGATACGCAGACCTTGAACAACAACTTCCTGTAGATCAACACACTCAGTTTCATTTAGCATCAATTACAAAATTTTTTGTAGCTATGGGCATACAGCAAATGGTCGCTAGCGGAAAGCTCAAACTCAACGACCGGATTCGAGATATAGCTCCGGAAATTCCTTTTTCCAATCGTTGGGAAGCCACAGACCCTGTCAGATTGGTGCACTTACTGGAACATACTGCTGGTTTTGAGGATGTACAGCTTAACAGTATGATAAATGTAAGTAAAAAAGACCTTCATGGTATAGACGCAATCAAGGCCGTCAGTAATTCACTTACAGTTCGCTGGAAGCCGGGAACTATGATGTCTTATTCTAATCCTGGCTATAATGTACTGGGTTATATTATTGAAAAAGTCTCAGGCATGCCTTGGGAAAGATATTTAACACAAAGTCTTTTTATACCGCTGCACATGCAAAACAGCCTATTTGACCGTCAAGGTATTCCCCTGCCTGAATTCGCCAAAGGGTATAACTATCAAAAGGGAAATTACAGGTCTATGCCCCTTTATAAGCTCAGCGGAAATGGAGCCAGCAGTGGACTTGTTTCAAACGCGGAAGATATGGCCAGATTTATGTATTATCTGCTTAATGGTCATCCGGACAACAGACTTCTGGATAATGTCAATCTAAATGAAATGGAAACTATCCACAGCACTCTAGCCAGCCATGCTGGACTGCAGACAGGTTATGCCTTAGGAAATGACCTTTTTCCAAATAACAAAAAAATAAGCTTCCGGGGGCATAATGGAAAAGGCGAAGGGTTCGTTTCCTGGATATTCTTTAACCGGGAAGCTGGTTTGGCATATGCCATCGCGGCCAACAGTGTAGTCAATATGTGGCCGGTTTCTGTGGAAATTGAAGACTATCTGACAGGAGACCTCTCTGCGCCCAAATTAGTTAACATGCCTATTGATAAACAAAAAACAGAGCCTTTATTGGGTTATTATCAGTTTATGAATCCGAAAAACGAACGTTGGGAATTCTATAGACGTATATTTAGCGGGATTGAATTACAGAGTGTAAGTAACGACAAGCTTATTGTCAAAAGGGATAACGGCCAAATAGACTCTCTTATTCATGTTGGTAATGCTATGTTTCGTTTAAAAGGAGATATTCTGCCATCCTTTATACTAGCCCTTGATTCCGAAGGTCATCCCTTTTTTCAGGGCTATGGCAACAGTTTCTATCGTAAAGTATCACACACTTCCATATTGGCACAAAAACTCCCAATCTACCTCGGATTAGCAGCAATTTTGATCTATGTGGTTTATAGCATGGTGGCCATATTTCTTACTCTATTTAAAAAGATGAAATTAATAGATCTTTGTATACCTCTGTTACCCATTGTCGGTACAGTCTGTTTTCTATTGGCTTACCGTATAATGGGTTTGACAGATGCCGGTCACAAAGAATTATTTGCCTCATTCAATGCAACCACCTTATCAATTTTCACGGGCATGCTCATTTTCGCTATTTTAATTGTCCTAAGCAGTTTTCTTCTCTATAAGCGTTGGTCAGGAATTGAGCGTTGGTGGTTGCGACTATTTTTAGCTTTCAATAATTTCTTCTTATGTTATCTCGTTGCACTACTAACTATAAATGGCTGGATTGGAGTGCCTATCTGGATGATGTAA
- a CDS encoding Gfo/Idh/MocA family oxidoreductase → MAVKQVVTGILSYGMSGRVFHAPFIAGSDSFQLKAIVERKTKQAHLDYPGIISYSSVKELLEDAEIELVIVNTPNDTHFEFAKMALLAGKHVLVEKPFSPTVREAKELYALGRKMNRHVLPYHNRRFDSDFQSLKATLESGKLGKPVELHLRFDRYKTEIGVKKFKETKRPGSGILYDLGSHLLDQTISLFGKPKSVTKILSTNRPKSKVDDYACLLLNYGKGLSVFITVSLLVANPQKSFVLHALKGSFVKDRSDVQEQQLLAGMSPNNEAYGIEPQGKEALLTLVDEKGGMLNESVAADRGDYRKLFEAVYQTLRHGDPYFVTEDQILLQLEILAPSH, encoded by the coding sequence ATGGCTGTAAAGCAAGTAGTTACAGGAATATTGTCGTATGGAATGTCCGGAAGGGTGTTCCATGCGCCGTTTATAGCAGGTAGTGACAGCTTCCAGCTGAAAGCTATTGTAGAGCGTAAAACCAAACAGGCACATCTGGATTATCCGGGAATCATAAGCTATTCCAGTGTGAAAGAATTGCTGGAAGACGCAGAGATTGAACTTGTCATTGTGAATACGCCCAACGATACACATTTTGAGTTTGCCAAAATGGCTTTATTGGCAGGTAAACATGTATTGGTAGAAAAACCTTTTTCTCCGACTGTCAGGGAAGCAAAGGAACTGTACGCTTTGGGACGTAAAATGAACCGCCATGTACTTCCTTATCATAACAGGCGATTTGATTCAGACTTTCAATCCCTGAAAGCGACACTTGAATCAGGGAAACTGGGTAAGCCCGTGGAGCTGCATCTTCGGTTTGACCGCTATAAGACTGAGATTGGAGTCAAAAAATTTAAAGAAACCAAACGTCCGGGAAGTGGTATATTGTATGATCTGGGGTCACATTTATTAGATCAGACAATTTCGCTGTTTGGCAAGCCTAAATCAGTAACGAAAATTCTGTCTACCAACCGCCCCAAATCTAAGGTTGATGATTATGCCTGTCTCCTCCTGAATTATGGTAAAGGATTAAGCGTATTTATTACGGTCAGCCTTTTGGTCGCCAATCCGCAAAAAAGCTTTGTTCTCCATGCTCTCAAGGGATCTTTTGTAAAAGACAGAAGCGACGTACAGGAGCAGCAGCTTCTGGCAGGGATGTCTCCAAATAATGAAGCATATGGAATTGAACCGCAAGGAAAAGAGGCTTTACTTACATTGGTAGATGAAAAAGGGGGTATGCTGAACGAATCCGTAGCCGCTGATCGTGGAGATTATCGTAAATTATTCGAGGCTGTCTACCAGACATTACGGCATGGAGATCCATATTTTGTAACCGAAGATCAGATTTTATTGCAATTGGAGATATTGGCACCATCACATTAA
- a CDS encoding helix-turn-helix domain-containing protein — protein sequence MSLLIMIHITSTFHAFSAGALLLLGTLIILGVNRTNVHADRWLSTFYYLTAAMFTQLFLEGFRVDYKILLHLLELPRWTILPCLYMAIHYMVRPSAAVKHWILHFIPFLAFLLLSVIYLMPAFFNADINPPQLPQGLVFIIKYFFFAQCIFYWIACFRLLNRHHKNIQQLSSYSEKINMIWLKYLLIAVLFLIIVRLLAFIHLAFTFTSPILYFIGTLALAYATLTQRSIYTVESEENLMFETRNKKDKTEERLTPQQVEVLKNKLVQKTTNERLYLDPSLTLSTLANQIGINPHDLSYIINNGLEKNFYQFINELRTEEAKKLLVSEKAKQLDMFGIAIQAGFNSRTTFYSNFKKITGVTPTEYIKIHNSNNSS from the coding sequence ATGTCACTGTTAATCATGATCCATATAACCTCTACATTTCATGCTTTCTCCGCCGGTGCACTTTTGCTCCTTGGCACCTTGATCATTTTGGGCGTTAACCGAACAAATGTTCATGCAGATCGCTGGTTGAGTACATTCTATTATCTGACAGCAGCCATGTTTACCCAGCTTTTTCTTGAAGGTTTTCGTGTTGACTATAAAATATTGCTACATCTACTTGAGCTTCCCCGCTGGACGATTCTTCCTTGCTTATATATGGCTATTCATTATATGGTCAGACCCTCCGCAGCAGTCAAACATTGGATCTTGCATTTTATTCCCTTTTTAGCTTTCCTTCTCCTATCAGTTATCTATCTTATGCCTGCATTTTTCAATGCAGACATAAATCCGCCACAATTACCACAGGGGTTGGTTTTTATTATTAAATATTTCTTCTTTGCGCAATGTATCTTTTATTGGATCGCCTGTTTCCGACTTCTAAATAGACATCATAAAAATATTCAGCAACTCTCTTCCTATTCCGAAAAGATTAATATGATCTGGCTAAAATATCTTTTAATAGCCGTATTATTTCTTATAATAGTGCGATTATTAGCTTTTATTCATTTAGCCTTTACCTTTACTTCTCCAATCCTATATTTCATTGGCACACTGGCCTTGGCATATGCAACCTTAACACAGCGGTCAATTTATACTGTAGAATCAGAAGAGAATCTAATGTTCGAAACCAGAAACAAAAAAGATAAAACCGAAGAAAGACTTACCCCGCAACAGGTCGAAGTATTAAAAAATAAATTGGTACAAAAAACAACAAATGAAAGACTGTATCTTGATCCCAGCCTGACACTATCAACTCTAGCCAATCAAATCGGCATCAACCCTCACGATCTTTCTTACATCATAAATAATGGATTAGAAAAAAATTTCTATCAGTTTATCAATGAACTCCGTACGGAAGAAGCAAAGAAGTTGCTCGTATCAGAAAAAGCCAAACAACTCGATATGTTTGGAATTGCAATACAAGCCGGCTTCAATTCAAGAACTACTTTTTACAGTAATTTCAAGAAAATAACCGGAGTTACACCTACAGAGTATATTAAAATCCATAACAGTAACAATTCCTCATAA
- a CDS encoding exopolyphosphatase — protein sequence MRYAAIDIGSNAVRLLIADIDQTKEEISFIKNTLLRVPLRLGDDAFIQHHISDVKFKDMVSTMTAFKNLMDVYRVTDYMACATSAMRDAGNGKEVVKACKKAGVDIQIIDGSLEAEIIYNSHLEQDMDKDKVYLYIDVGGGSTELSLFANSRLVASRSFNLGTIRILDNQDQPETWDELKDWVKTHTQMYKQVYGIGTGGNINKLSRLANAKEDKPMSYSKLKAIYNHLTSYSLKDRINVLGLKQDRADVIIPAADIFLTIMKIGHLKTIVAPRVGLVDGIIQTLIRRNLKKNN from the coding sequence GTGAGATACGCAGCCATAGATATTGGTTCCAATGCCGTCAGGTTACTGATTGCCGACATTGACCAAACCAAAGAAGAAATATCGTTTATCAAAAATACCTTATTGCGTGTACCATTGCGCTTAGGCGATGATGCTTTTATCCAACATCATATCTCTGATGTAAAGTTTAAGGATATGGTCAGTACAATGACAGCATTTAAAAATCTGATGGATGTATACAGAGTGACTGATTATATGGCCTGTGCTACTTCAGCAATGCGGGATGCCGGAAATGGAAAGGAAGTCGTGAAAGCATGTAAAAAGGCCGGTGTCGATATTCAGATCATAGATGGTAGTCTGGAAGCTGAGATTATTTATAACAGTCATCTGGAGCAGGATATGGATAAGGATAAAGTGTATCTGTACATTGATGTAGGTGGTGGCAGCACGGAACTTTCTTTATTTGCTAATTCCAGACTCGTAGCGTCCCGATCATTCAATCTGGGAACTATCCGTATTCTGGATAACCAGGATCAGCCAGAGACATGGGATGAACTGAAGGATTGGGTGAAAACACATACACAGATGTATAAGCAGGTGTATGGTATTGGAACAGGCGGAAACATTAATAAACTTTCCAGACTGGCAAATGCTAAAGAAGACAAACCGATGTCTTATTCTAAGTTAAAAGCTATCTATAATCATCTTACCTCTTATTCGCTCAAAGACAGAATCAATGTATTGGGATTGAAGCAAGACCGGGCGGATGTTATTATCCCGGCAGCAGATATTTTTCTCACGATTATGAAGATCGGACATTTAAAAACTATTGTAGCTCCTCGGGTAGGTTTGGTAGATGGAATCATACAGACACTGATCCGCAGAAATCTGAAAAAAAACAATTAG
- a CDS encoding phosphoenolpyruvate carboxylase, whose translation MKLSQKEATFQNEVLTRFELFKSLFLTLPFQRVKHTGTLLPFFTTHCEKGVEEHLAPEEIIDSFFGQYEQYVQEEDRVDLLFRIVQYVERQVVLFDAVEDSSFQSIGRADEAGLLEPLFRQTETNSKLRKQIVNKLKDFSVRLVLTAHPTQFYPGAVLSIINDLIEAIKDNDISNIHLLLQQLGKTPFINKLKPTPVDEAASLAWYLENVFYKVASEIQATIDDELEMPTEDVKQLIELGFWPGGDRDGNPNVTVESTRKVATMLRTILFRCYYRDFRVIKRRITFRGVEQYMDTLQELFYENSFNPVENPKDETDLILTNLKAIKKVLIEKHNSLFIEVVEDLIRKVMTFGCYFTTLDIRQDSRILRDTITYLITKNQKKTGLGEDFEGLTETAKQKGFPFSELDLEVGEDAALLVKDTLEVIPLLKSIQNAGSERAAQRFIISNCQQASDILGLMQLFLWSGWKKKELTIDFVPLFETVDDLVRAGDVMKALYTHPAYVAHLKSRGNKQTIMLGFSDSTKDGGYLMANWSIYKAKMDLTAIARDFDVDLVFFDGRGGPPARGGGKTQRFYASMGREIENKHIQLTIQGQTISSQYGSLDTAKYNIEQLLHAGIISEIRQNEGDTLTVKQKNVIDQMAEVSYEKFMSLRKDPLFLNYLENLSPLKVLSTINISSRPVKRNSDKELKLEDLRAISFVTSWSQLKQNIPGFFGVGSALQFAEENNLWSYVRNLYEHSGMFNTIIDNCMMSMTKSNFDITSYMQFDEQYGDFWKMLHAEYELTKKYVLKLSNTKFLMENYPVERESILAREKIILPLLIIQHYAIRKQKQLETEDPKYDVYSKLIARTIYGVVNAGRNLA comes from the coding sequence ATGAAATTAAGTCAAAAAGAAGCTACCTTTCAAAACGAGGTGTTGACCCGTTTTGAACTTTTCAAGAGTTTATTCCTTACTTTACCGTTTCAACGCGTAAAGCATACGGGTACATTGTTGCCTTTTTTTACTACACATTGTGAGAAAGGAGTGGAAGAGCATCTTGCTCCGGAGGAGATTATAGATAGTTTTTTTGGTCAATATGAACAATATGTACAGGAAGAGGACCGTGTAGATCTTCTGTTCAGAATAGTACAATATGTAGAGCGGCAGGTGGTTTTATTCGATGCGGTAGAGGATTCTTCTTTTCAATCTATAGGACGTGCAGATGAAGCCGGTCTTTTGGAACCTCTTTTCCGGCAGACAGAAACAAACAGTAAGCTTAGAAAGCAAATTGTCAACAAGCTGAAGGACTTTTCTGTGCGTTTAGTTCTTACGGCTCATCCTACCCAATTCTATCCGGGAGCTGTACTTTCTATTATTAATGACCTTATCGAAGCTATTAAGGACAATGATATCAGTAACATTCATTTGCTGCTTCAGCAACTGGGTAAAACTCCTTTTATCAATAAGCTCAAACCTACTCCGGTAGATGAGGCTGCAAGTCTGGCCTGGTATCTGGAAAACGTATTCTATAAAGTAGCTTCCGAAATTCAGGCTACTATAGATGATGAACTTGAGATGCCTACTGAAGATGTCAAACAACTTATCGAGCTAGGGTTTTGGCCGGGTGGAGACCGTGACGGAAATCCAAATGTAACTGTCGAAAGTACACGTAAAGTAGCGACTATGCTCCGGACCATTTTGTTCAGATGCTATTATCGGGATTTCAGAGTCATCAAGAGACGCATTACCTTCAGAGGTGTAGAGCAATATATGGATACGTTGCAGGAACTATTCTATGAGAACAGTTTTAATCCTGTGGAGAACCCTAAGGATGAAACGGATCTTATCCTTACAAATCTGAAAGCTATTAAAAAAGTCCTCATCGAGAAACATAATAGTTTATTTATAGAGGTAGTGGAAGACCTTATTCGTAAGGTCATGACCTTCGGGTGTTATTTTACAACACTTGATATCCGTCAGGATAGTCGCATATTAAGAGATACGATTACCTACCTGATTACTAAGAATCAGAAAAAAACAGGATTGGGGGAAGATTTTGAAGGTCTGACTGAAACAGCTAAGCAAAAAGGTTTTCCATTCTCCGAGCTTGATCTTGAAGTAGGAGAAGATGCTGCTTTGCTGGTAAAAGACACTTTGGAAGTTATTCCTTTATTAAAAAGTATTCAGAATGCCGGAAGTGAAAGAGCGGCTCAGCGCTTTATTATCAGCAACTGTCAACAGGCTTCTGATATTCTCGGGCTTATGCAGCTTTTTCTGTGGTCCGGATGGAAGAAGAAAGAGCTGACTATAGATTTTGTACCGCTTTTCGAGACTGTAGACGATCTGGTAAGAGCCGGAGATGTCATGAAAGCTTTATATACACATCCTGCATATGTCGCACACCTTAAATCCAGAGGAAACAAGCAGACGATTATGCTTGGGTTTTCAGACAGTACAAAGGACGGCGGATATCTGATGGCCAACTGGTCTATATATAAGGCCAAAATGGATCTGACGGCCATTGCCAGAGATTTTGATGTCGATCTGGTCTTCTTTGATGGTCGCGGTGGACCTCCTGCCCGTGGCGGTGGTAAGACACAACGTTTCTATGCTTCTATGGGACGTGAAATTGAGAACAAACATATTCAACTGACCATTCAGGGACAGACGATCAGCAGTCAATACGGTTCACTTGATACCGCTAAATATAATATCGAACAATTGCTTCATGCTGGTATTATCTCTGAAATAAGACAAAATGAAGGGGATACATTGACCGTCAAACAAAAGAACGTAATCGATCAGATGGCCGAGGTGAGTTATGAGAAATTTATGTCTTTACGTAAAGATCCATTATTCCTGAATTATCTGGAAAATCTGAGTCCGCTTAAAGTGCTTTCAACCATCAATATCAGTAGCCGTCCTGTTAAACGGAATTCGGATAAAGAATTGAAGCTGGAAGATCTGCGTGCAATTAGTTTTGTAACTTCATGGAGTCAGCTGAAACAAAATATTCCGGGATTCTTCGGGGTAGGATCTGCTTTGCAATTTGCGGAAGAAAACAACCTTTGGTCTTATGTTCGCAATCTTTATGAACATTCAGGTATGTTTAATACCATCATTGATAACTGTATGATGTCCATGACGAAGTCCAATTTTGATATCACATCGTACATGCAGTTTGATGAGCAATATGGAGATTTCTGGAAAATGCTTCATGCTGAATATGAGCTTACGAAGAAATATGTACTTAAATTGAGTAATACAAAATTTCTGATGGAAAATTATCCGGTGGAAAGGGAATCCATTCTGGCCAGAGAAAAGATTATTCTGCCGCTGTTAATTATTCAGCACTATGCGATCAGAAAGCAGAAACAGCTCGAAACGGAAGATCCAAAATATGATGTATATTCAAAACTGATTGCGAGGACAATATACGGGGTTGTAAACGCCGGAAGAAATTTAGCATAA
- the ppk1 gene encoding polyphosphate kinase 1, producing the protein MSDQFPVLNRELSWLQFNERVLQEAADDTVPLLERLRFLAIYSSNLSEFYSVRVAILHRMVENELKNKKIGFKPKKVLKQIQHSVLKLDKKFDYLFDQVLMKRLEEENINILEADDLRDDQREYLHTYFQEEILKYLIPIWVNDQFFPNINGRSLHFIVKLSHKDQERISIIEMPKNVISRFHHVPNSTGQHEIILLDEIIMMFLDDIYTAVEFDEISGYRFQITRDSELDLDVDRSDKFLEVLKKSLIDRQTGKVIRLEYDANMPPSLLSYLDDQLEVDDDGFIPMNRYMIFSDFINFPIGNRSDLAYEPVAALPIPGLDINKSLFKPIKKRDYLIHLPYQSYDYVLHFIRESAIDPTVEEINITLYRVANNSNIMNALIIAAKNGKRVNAFLEVKARFDEKANIYWLTKLEEAGVNVFLGNVNIKLHAKSCLVFRREGKRRVAYTYLSTGNFNEKTARIYCDIGLFTANKLITRDLKRLFTGLKKSVYHDNYNSLITAPLAMRNIFYTKVDRLIKLSQQGVKVSLILKMNSLTDEDIIQRLYQANNAGVKINLIIRGMCCLIPGKEGFSEHIHVTSIVDRYLEHARVWIFDYGDSREIYMSSADLMTRNLNRRVEIAFPIENEHLIAEVYDLIKIQLADNTKARIIDAQQKNRYKRSPVNTTNRSQVDTYNYLKNKIEIL; encoded by the coding sequence TTGAGCGACCAATTTCCTGTCCTTAATCGCGAGCTTAGCTGGCTGCAATTTAACGAACGTGTGCTTCAGGAGGCCGCAGACGATACCGTACCTTTGTTGGAAAGATTGCGTTTTCTGGCTATCTACTCCTCCAACTTATCTGAGTTTTACAGTGTTCGTGTAGCTATTCTTCACCGTATGGTAGAAAATGAGCTGAAGAACAAAAAAATAGGATTTAAACCTAAAAAAGTGCTGAAACAAATTCAGCATAGTGTTTTGAAACTGGACAAGAAGTTTGATTATCTTTTTGATCAGGTGTTGATGAAACGTCTGGAAGAAGAGAATATCAATATTCTGGAGGCAGACGATCTGCGGGATGATCAGCGCGAATACCTGCATACCTATTTTCAGGAAGAAATTCTGAAGTATCTGATCCCGATCTGGGTCAATGATCAGTTCTTCCCCAATATCAATGGCAGAAGTCTGCATTTTATAGTAAAACTATCCCATAAGGATCAGGAACGTATTTCTATTATAGAAATGCCTAAAAATGTGATCAGCCGTTTTCATCATGTCCCTAATAGTACAGGACAACATGAGATTATCCTGCTGGATGAGATCATCATGATGTTTTTGGACGATATCTATACCGCAGTAGAATTTGATGAAATATCTGGTTACCGTTTTCAGATCACCCGTGATTCAGAGCTTGATCTGGACGTAGATCGCAGTGATAAATTTCTGGAAGTATTAAAAAAGAGTCTGATTGACAGACAGACCGGCAAAGTTATCCGTCTGGAGTATGATGCGAATATGCCCCCTTCATTACTGAGTTATCTGGATGATCAACTGGAAGTAGACGATGATGGATTTATTCCGATGAATCGTTATATGATCTTCAGCGATTTTATAAATTTTCCAATTGGAAACCGTTCAGATCTTGCATATGAACCTGTGGCAGCATTACCTATACCAGGACTGGATATTAACAAAAGTCTTTTTAAACCGATAAAGAAGAGAGATTATCTTATCCATCTGCCTTATCAATCTTATGATTATGTTTTGCATTTCATACGTGAGTCGGCTATTGATCCAACGGTAGAAGAGATTAATATCACGCTGTACCGGGTGGCTAACAATTCTAATATTATGAATGCGCTTATCATAGCCGCCAAAAACGGAAAGCGGGTCAATGCATTTTTAGAAGTAAAGGCGAGATTTGATGAGAAGGCAAATATCTACTGGCTGACGAAACTGGAAGAGGCCGGAGTGAATGTGTTTTTGGGCAATGTCAATATTAAGCTTCATGCCAAATCATGTCTGGTCTTCAGACGCGAAGGTAAAAGAAGAGTAGCTTATACCTATCTGTCTACAGGTAATTTTAACGAAAAGACAGCCAGAATCTATTGTGATATCGGATTATTTACAGCCAACAAACTTATTACGCGCGATCTTAAACGCTTGTTCACCGGACTGAAGAAAAGTGTATATCACGACAATTACAACTCACTTATCACTGCCCCTCTGGCCATGCGTAATATTTTCTATACGAAAGTAGATCGTCTCATTAAATTAAGCCAGCAAGGTGTAAAAGTCTCCCTGATTCTGAAGATGAACAGTCTTACGGATGAAGATATTATTCAGCGCCTTTATCAGGCAAACAATGCGGGTGTGAAGATCAATCTTATTATACGCGGAATGTGTTGTCTGATTCCGGGTAAAGAAGGGTTCAGTGAGCATATTCATGTAACCAGTATCGTTGACCGCTATCTGGAACATGCACGGGTATGGATTTTTGATTACGGAGACAGCAGGGAGATTTACATGTCATCAGCCGATCTCATGACACGAAATCTGAACAGGAGAGTGGAGATCGCTTTCCCGATTGAAAATGAACACCTGATAGCCGAAGTATATGATTTGATCAAAATCCAGCTGGCAGATAATACCAAAGCAAGGATTATTGATGCACAGCAGAAGAACAGATACAAACGGAGTCCGGTAAATACCACGAACCGTTCTCAGGTCGATACTTATAATTATTTAAAAAATAAAATAGAAATTTTGTGA
- a CDS encoding organic hydroperoxide resistance protein, translating into MSKKLYTAEVTATGGRDGAVRSSDGIIDFEVHKPEAMGGKGGATNPEQLFAAAWSSCFLGAMGAVGEKDHVDLKDATVTVKASFNEEDNSFFLSAELEIHVPSLSIDEAQKLANKAHKVCPYSKATKGNIEVSIKAV; encoded by the coding sequence ATGAGCAAAAAACTATATACAGCGGAAGTAACCGCCACAGGTGGAAGAGATGGTGCTGTCCGTTCATCGGACGGAATAATTGATTTTGAAGTTCACAAACCCGAAGCTATGGGAGGAAAAGGAGGAGCAACAAATCCGGAGCAACTATTTGCCGCAGCATGGAGTTCCTGTTTCTTAGGAGCAATGGGAGCTGTGGGAGAAAAAGATCATGTGGATCTGAAAGATGCGACTGTGACAGTAAAGGCTTCCTTTAATGAAGAAGATAATTCATTTTTTCTGTCAGCTGAATTAGAAATACATGTGCCTTCGCTATCCATTGACGAGGCTCAGAAACTGGCAAATAAAGCCCATAAAGTCTGCCCCTATTCAAAAGCCACAAAAGGTAATATAGAAGTCAGCATAAAAGCTGTCTAA